One genomic segment of Desulfovibrio sp. JC010 includes these proteins:
- the tatC gene encoding twin-arginine translocase subunit TatC — translation MSSAEKDSREVGQESPEEKNQAEETAEESLNSEEEASESKESEAGLPAEKDAGEITVSEDGSGPEDEDPDEEDEELDEEEAPMTFLEHLEELRRRFVRIMIACGIGFLACYSFAKPLFSLLMAPLVAVLPPDSTLIFTSLPEGFVTYLKVAAVAGIFAVSPYIFAQIWGFIAPGLYEHERKWMIPLAFLSAFFFVGGAMFGYYVVFPFGCEFFMGFADEFIKPMPTLREYLGFSLKLLFAFGIIFELPLFIFFLARLGVVTAEGLRSKRKYAILVCFICSAILTPPDVMTQTLMAGPLIILYEIGVWVAYFFGKRGGRKLKKAESENDGPDDSGPDSDPDGGASADDSAAEKSESEAEKKKKPKAEKKSKAEDAGYDEDLIEM, via the coding sequence ATGAGTTCAGCGGAGAAAGATTCGCGTGAAGTAGGGCAGGAGAGTCCTGAAGAAAAAAATCAGGCTGAAGAGACTGCCGAGGAATCCTTGAATTCCGAAGAGGAAGCTTCTGAAAGCAAAGAGTCCGAAGCCGGACTTCCTGCTGAAAAAGATGCGGGAGAGATCACAGTGTCTGAAGATGGTTCAGGCCCTGAAGATGAAGATCCCGACGAGGAAGATGAGGAGCTGGACGAAGAAGAAGCTCCCATGACTTTCCTTGAGCATCTGGAAGAACTGCGACGCCGTTTTGTCAGGATCATGATTGCCTGCGGTATTGGTTTTCTGGCCTGTTACTCTTTTGCCAAGCCCCTGTTTTCCTTGCTCATGGCACCGCTGGTGGCGGTTCTGCCTCCTGATTCCACTTTGATTTTCACTTCCCTGCCCGAAGGTTTTGTCACTTACCTGAAAGTTGCTGCCGTGGCCGGGATTTTTGCAGTATCACCATATATTTTTGCCCAGATCTGGGGTTTCATAGCGCCCGGTCTGTACGAGCATGAGCGCAAGTGGATGATTCCGCTGGCATTTTTGTCCGCATTCTTCTTTGTGGGCGGGGCTATGTTCGGGTATTACGTGGTATTCCCCTTTGGTTGTGAGTTTTTTATGGGCTTTGCTGATGAATTTATTAAGCCCATGCCTACCTTGCGGGAATATTTGGGTTTCTCGCTTAAATTGCTGTTCGCTTTCGGTATTATCTTTGAGCTGCCGCTATTTATTTTTTTCCTCGCCAGATTGGGCGTGGTTACAGCGGAGGGGCTGCGCAGCAAGCGTAAGTATGCCATTTTGGTCTGCTTTATCTGTTCCGCCATCCTGACTCCGCCGGATGTTATGACTCAGACCCTCATGGCCGGACCGCTGATTATTCTGTATGAAATCGGTGTTTGGGTTGCTTACTTCTTTGGAAAGCGCGGCGGCAGGAAGCTGAAAAAAGCTGAGTCTGAGAATGACGGACCTGACGATTCCGGACCGGATTCAGATCCTGACGGCGGTGCTTCTGCTGATGATTCTGCTGCAGAAAAGTCTGAGTCTGAAGCTGAAAAGAAAAAGAAGCCCAAAGCCGAAAAGAAATCCAAGGCCGAAGATGCCGGCTACGACGAAGATTTGATTGAAATGTAA
- a CDS encoding heavy-metal-associated domain-containing protein has product MKRVEVKGMSCMHCVGSVEKALSAIEGVTDVKASLDDACATYVEITPVDDAKIKEAITKIGFEAGEVKS; this is encoded by the coding sequence ATGAAAAGAGTAGAAGTTAAAGGCATGAGTTGCATGCATTGCGTTGGGTCTGTAGAGAAGGCTCTCAGCGCAATTGAAGGCGTAACTGACGTTAAGGCCAGTCTCGATGATGCCTGCGCTACCTACGTAGAAATTACCCCGGTAGATGATGCCAAGATCAAGGAAGCGATCACCAAGATCGGCTTTGAGGCTGGCGAAGTTAAGTCGTAG
- the guaA gene encoding glutamine-hydrolyzing GMP synthase, translating to MQHDNKVIILDFGSQFTQLIARRIREAGVYSEIHPCNVDPQKIKDLNPGALILSGGPSSVLEDESPQLDPSLLELGVPVLGICYGMQLMTNDLGGRVVSSEDREYGRAEFKGDSGCALFEGIEDIEKLTVWMSHGDRVEAIPEGFKVCGTTESIPFAAMANDDKKMYALQFHPEVAHTEGGTTIINNFVFKVAGLKADWTMSSFVENCIKEMREQIGDNQVVLGLSGGIDSTVVAVLLHKAIGKRLHCIFVDNGLLRMHEREEVIGFLEEHFELNVKCVDSAELFLDKLKGVEDPEKKRKLIGYTFIDVFNEEATALKDVKFLAQGTLYPDVIESESFKGPSAVIKSHHNVGGLPEDMDLDLVEPLRELFKDEVRKVAYELGLPEFIIWRQPFPGPGLAIRVLGEITEERLEILRQADKIVQNEMHASGWYRKVWQGFAVLLPLKTVGVMGDDRTYEHVIALRIVDSIDAMTADWSRIPNDILARMSNRIINEVKGVNRVVLDISSKPPATIEWE from the coding sequence ATGCAGCACGATAATAAAGTAATTATTTTGGATTTCGGGTCTCAGTTTACTCAGCTGATCGCCCGTAGAATCCGTGAAGCGGGTGTGTATTCCGAAATCCACCCCTGTAATGTTGATCCCCAGAAGATCAAGGATCTCAATCCCGGCGCATTGATCCTCTCCGGCGGACCTTCCTCCGTTCTGGAAGATGAATCCCCGCAGCTTGATCCATCCCTGTTGGAACTGGGCGTGCCTGTGCTAGGCATCTGCTACGGCATGCAGCTCATGACCAACGATCTGGGTGGCCGCGTTGTTTCTTCCGAAGACCGTGAATACGGCCGTGCGGAATTCAAAGGTGATTCCGGCTGTGCTCTTTTCGAAGGCATTGAAGACATTGAAAAGCTCACCGTATGGATGAGCCACGGCGACCGTGTTGAAGCCATTCCCGAAGGATTCAAGGTCTGCGGTACTACCGAGTCCATTCCTTTTGCAGCCATGGCCAACGATGATAAAAAAATGTACGCCCTGCAGTTCCATCCCGAAGTGGCACACACTGAAGGCGGCACCACCATCATTAACAACTTCGTTTTCAAAGTTGCAGGCCTCAAAGCTGACTGGACCATGTCCTCTTTCGTAGAGAACTGCATCAAGGAAATGCGCGAACAGATCGGCGACAACCAGGTTGTGCTCGGTCTTTCCGGCGGCATTGACTCTACCGTGGTTGCCGTGCTCCTGCACAAGGCCATCGGCAAGCGTCTGCACTGCATCTTTGTTGATAACGGTCTGCTGCGCATGCACGAGCGGGAAGAAGTTATCGGCTTCCTCGAAGAGCATTTCGAACTCAACGTTAAATGCGTTGATTCCGCAGAGCTTTTCCTCGACAAGCTCAAGGGCGTTGAAGATCCTGAGAAGAAGCGCAAGCTTATCGGTTACACCTTCATTGATGTTTTCAACGAAGAAGCAACCGCTCTCAAGGATGTTAAATTCCTCGCACAGGGAACTCTTTACCCCGATGTAATCGAGTCTGAATCCTTCAAAGGCCCCTCCGCGGTTATTAAGTCCCACCACAACGTTGGCGGACTGCCCGAAGATATGGACCTTGATTTGGTTGAACCCCTGCGCGAACTCTTCAAGGACGAAGTCCGCAAGGTTGCCTACGAACTGGGCCTGCCTGAGTTCATCATCTGGCGTCAGCCTTTCCCCGGTCCGGGGCTCGCTATCCGTGTTCTGGGTGAAATTACTGAAGAGCGTCTTGAAATCCTGCGTCAGGCAGACAAGATCGTACAGAACGAAATGCATGCATCCGGCTGGTACCGCAAGGTCTGGCAGGGCTTCGCAGTTCTGCTGCCGCTCAAGACTGTCGGCGTTATGGGTGATGACCGTACTTACGAGCACGTCATTGCACTGCGCATCGTAGACAGCATTGATGCCATGACCGCTGACTGGTCCCGCATCCCCAACGATATCCTCGCCAGAATGTCCAACCGGATCATTAACGAGGTAAAAGGTGTTAACCGCGTGGTTCTGGATATTTCCTCCAAGCCGCCGGCAACCATTGAGTGGGAATAA
- a CDS encoding bacteriohemerythrin: protein MKRLWTESYRFGIEPMDKQHEELARTAQKYILALSENSDEDVCQKLYSKLFEQVQNHFRDEETIMRKTSYPQLKEHSDEHTHLVRTFLTHGRFKRTGKQELIDYFCSWLNDHLEEHDSRFAAFYLKTMQSD from the coding sequence ATGAAACGGCTGTGGACAGAATCATACCGCTTTGGAATTGAACCGATGGATAAGCAGCATGAGGAACTAGCCCGTACCGCCCAAAAATATATACTCGCCCTTTCTGAAAACAGCGACGAAGATGTCTGCCAAAAACTGTACTCAAAACTATTTGAACAAGTGCAGAATCATTTCAGAGATGAAGAAACGATAATGCGTAAAACATCGTACCCACAGCTGAAAGAACATTCAGACGAGCATACCCATCTTGTCAGAACATTTCTCACCCACGGCAGATTCAAAAGGACGGGCAAACAAGAATTAATTGATTACTTTTGCAGCTGGCTCAATGATCACCTGGAAGAGCATGACAGCCGTTTCGCAGCCTTCTATTTAAAAACCATGCAATCCGATTAA
- a CDS encoding ABC transporter ATP-binding protein, protein MLKLKNVNTFYGNIQALRNINIEVKQGEIITLIGANGAGKTTTLMTVSGVVPPRTGEVLYNGEPIHKAKPDKIVKMGISQVPEGRLIFPDLTITENLDMGAFLRDDKDGVKADMDHVFELFPILFERRKQLGGNLSGGEQQMLAISRALMARPKLLLLDEPSLGLAPLIIRQIFDIVKKINEESGTTVFLVEQNANLALKTAHRGYVMENGEIILSDTSDKLLANDDIKKAYLGL, encoded by the coding sequence ATGCTTAAACTTAAGAATGTAAATACATTTTACGGAAACATTCAGGCCCTGCGTAACATCAATATTGAGGTTAAGCAGGGTGAAATTATCACCCTCATCGGTGCCAACGGTGCAGGCAAGACCACCACGCTGATGACCGTCAGCGGTGTGGTTCCGCCGCGCACAGGCGAAGTCCTTTACAACGGCGAGCCGATACACAAGGCCAAGCCGGACAAGATCGTTAAAATGGGTATTTCGCAGGTTCCTGAAGGCCGTCTTATCTTCCCGGACCTGACCATCACCGAGAACCTTGATATGGGTGCCTTTCTGCGTGATGACAAGGACGGGGTAAAGGCGGACATGGACCATGTCTTCGAGCTTTTTCCTATTCTTTTCGAGCGGCGTAAGCAGCTCGGCGGCAACCTTTCCGGCGGGGAGCAGCAGATGCTGGCCATTTCCCGCGCGCTCATGGCCCGGCCGAAATTGCTTCTTCTTGATGAACCCTCTTTGGGGCTGGCTCCGTTAATTATCCGCCAAATCTTCGATATCGTTAAGAAGATCAATGAAGAAAGCGGCACTACGGTCTTTCTGGTCGAGCAGAATGCAAACCTCGCCCTGAAAACTGCCCATCGCGGTTACGTCATGGAAAACGGGGAGATCATACTTTCCGATACCAGCGACAAGTTGCTCGCGAACGATGATATCAAGAAAGCTTACTTAGGATTGTAA
- the hisA gene encoding 1-(5-phosphoribosyl)-5-[(5-phosphoribosylamino)methylideneamino]imidazole-4-carboxamide isomerase, whose protein sequence is MIVFPAVDIKDGVCVRLSQGQADAVTVFSSDPVAQAKYWENQGARYLHVVDLDGAFSGMPKNFDLIKDICSQLSIPVQLGGGIRDIETASKYLEAGVRRLIIGTMALEDEETFAALCAKFPGQIGVSLDAVNGQLKSRGWVEDAGISIFDIIPRIEAAGAAFIIYTDISRDGMQTGVNVNAMADLCAKTKLPVIAAGGVATLEDVINLRPLVSKGLEGAVSGQAIYTGTLNFAEAIEWLENN, encoded by the coding sequence ATGATCGTTTTTCCCGCTGTAGATATCAAGGACGGCGTATGCGTACGCCTCTCACAGGGACAGGCTGACGCTGTCACCGTATTTTCCAGTGATCCCGTTGCCCAGGCCAAGTACTGGGAGAATCAGGGCGCAAGATACCTGCACGTAGTTGACCTTGACGGCGCATTCAGCGGAATGCCCAAGAACTTTGACCTGATCAAGGATATCTGCAGTCAGCTCAGCATTCCGGTGCAGCTCGGTGGCGGTATCCGCGATATTGAAACCGCATCCAAATACCTTGAAGCAGGCGTGCGTCGCCTGATCATCGGTACCATGGCCCTTGAGGACGAGGAAACTTTCGCCGCTCTCTGCGCCAAATTCCCCGGTCAGATCGGGGTCTCCCTTGATGCCGTAAACGGACAGCTCAAGTCCCGCGGCTGGGTGGAAGATGCAGGAATCTCCATCTTCGACATCATCCCCCGCATTGAAGCAGCCGGTGCAGCATTTATCATCTACACTGATATCAGCCGCGACGGCATGCAGACCGGTGTAAATGTGAACGCCATGGCTGACCTTTGCGCCAAGACCAAACTTCCGGTCATCGCAGCAGGCGGTGTTGCCACCCTTGAAGATGTAATCAACCTGCGTCCGCTGGTTTCCAAAGGCCTCGAAGGTGCTGTTTCCGGTCAGGCTATCTACACTGGAACCCTCAATTTTGCTGAAGCTATCGAGTGGTTGGAAAATAATTAA
- a CDS encoding aminotransferase class III-fold pyridoxal phosphate-dependent enzyme: MNSTFAFPGRELLIPNVVRAENCTLTDADGNQYIDLEAGIWCTNIGHGNSAVISAIVKQMDCVSHVGFCYSSEVVERAGGAVLDLFGHKNGCCSFLCSGSESVEYGVRVLRSLLGSKRIMTLSDSYFGAYGDAAAKNSDKWFLFDWEKCENCTHEQCTKECSGYSGIPFDDIGAFLFEPGSSSGMVRFPPAKLIDSIVKDLAAADGLVMVNEVTTGVGRTGKWFGYQHYEMQPDIVAMGKGIGNGYPVSAVSLSSRVIDLLGPEGVAYGQSHLNDPLGAAVVEAVIAEIHGHNLIQRAELLSDIFLDGLQKVATDSPLIDCARGRGLMAILIIDDKLDVSKVADLHRRLVARGFIVDHRIGTNALRMHPALTIDEQDIRRFLAVLEDLLGAMEIKLG, encoded by the coding sequence ATGAATAGTACCTTTGCGTTTCCCGGTCGTGAATTGTTGATTCCAAATGTTGTGAGAGCTGAAAATTGTACCCTTACTGATGCTGATGGTAATCAATATATTGATTTAGAGGCTGGTATCTGGTGTACAAATATAGGGCATGGCAATAGTGCAGTAATCTCTGCAATTGTAAAACAGATGGATTGTGTCTCTCACGTCGGGTTCTGCTATAGTTCTGAAGTTGTCGAAAGGGCTGGCGGAGCGGTGCTTGATCTCTTTGGACACAAAAACGGATGTTGTTCTTTTCTTTGTTCCGGAAGCGAATCTGTCGAGTACGGGGTACGGGTGTTGCGTTCGTTGCTGGGATCAAAGCGGATTATGACCTTATCTGATTCATATTTCGGAGCCTACGGCGATGCGGCGGCAAAGAATTCTGATAAATGGTTTCTTTTTGATTGGGAAAAGTGTGAAAACTGTACTCACGAGCAATGTACGAAAGAGTGCTCCGGCTATTCCGGGATACCGTTTGATGACATTGGTGCCTTCCTGTTTGAGCCGGGCAGTTCTTCGGGGATGGTCCGTTTTCCGCCCGCTAAATTGATTGACAGCATAGTCAAGGACCTAGCCGCTGCTGACGGACTGGTGATGGTCAATGAAGTTACTACCGGAGTCGGCAGGACCGGGAAATGGTTCGGTTACCAGCATTATGAAATGCAGCCGGATATCGTCGCCATGGGTAAAGGGATCGGGAATGGTTATCCCGTAAGTGCTGTGTCGCTAAGTAGCCGTGTCATTGATTTGCTTGGACCGGAAGGGGTGGCTTACGGACAATCCCATCTCAATGATCCCTTGGGAGCTGCCGTGGTGGAAGCAGTGATAGCTGAGATTCATGGGCATAACCTGATACAGCGTGCAGAGCTGCTCTCAGATATTTTTCTGGATGGTTTGCAGAAAGTAGCAACTGATTCGCCATTAATCGATTGTGCTCGCGGCAGGGGGCTTATGGCGATCCTGATCATTGATGACAAGCTGGATGTCTCAAAAGTAGCGGATTTGCACAGACGCTTGGTTGCACGGGGATTCATAGTAGATCATCGGATTGGCACCAATGCCCTGCGCATGCACCCGGCCCTTACCATAGACGAGCAGGATATTCGCCGTTTTCTCGCAGTGCTTGAGGATCTTCTGGGGGCTATGGAGATTAAGCTGGGTTAG
- the tatB gene encoding Sec-independent protein translocase protein TatB, whose amino-acid sequence MFGIGSTELIVILVVALILIGPQKLPELIKNLGKGLSEVKKMSNDVKSTLDAEISAADEERKQKEDVEREAARKKAEAEAMEKARQAEAEKQADDGKAEEVAEAPKTESEKA is encoded by the coding sequence ATGTTCGGTATCGGTTCTACAGAACTTATCGTAATTTTGGTTGTAGCTTTGATTCTCATCGGACCCCAGAAGCTCCCGGAACTTATCAAGAATCTTGGTAAGGGACTTTCTGAAGTCAAGAAGATGTCCAATGATGTAAAGTCCACTCTGGATGCTGAAATTTCCGCTGCTGACGAAGAGCGTAAGCAGAAGGAAGATGTCGAGCGCGAAGCTGCACGTAAAAAAGCAGAAGCCGAAGCAATGGAAAAAGCACGGCAGGCGGAAGCTGAAAAGCAGGCCGATGACGGCAAAGCTGAAGAAGTTGCAGAAGCACCCAAGACCGAGAGCGAGAAAGCATGA
- the guaB gene encoding IMP dehydrogenase, producing MEKVVGQALTFDDVLLLPAYSEVLPDSVDVSAKLTEEITLGIPLVSAAMDTVTESKMAIQMARHGGVGVVHKNMSVRDQVREVERVKKSESGMVTDPIVVHPDDTVGKALDLMAEFKISGFPVVKGEHLVGIITNRDTRFITDRNVPVSEVMTSRNLVTVQKGISSEEAKRHLHTNRIEKLLVVDEENKLTGLITIKDIDKVKKYPNAAKDSAGRLRVGAAVGVGRDLMERSSALIAAGVDFLTLDSAHGHSKGILDSIKELRSCYPDVQIVGGNIATYDGAMALIDAGVNAVKVGIGPGSICTTRVVAGVGVPQITAIMEAARACQERGVCVIGDGGIKFSGDVVKALVAGANTVMMGSMFAGTDESPGEKVLYQGRSYKLYRGMGSIDAMKKGSSDRYFQKDTNKLVPEGIVGRVPYKGPVSDSIFQMIGGLRSGMGYVGCANIAEMAEKAQFTRMSAAGFKESHVHDVIITKEAPNYRVDSY from the coding sequence ATGGAAAAGGTAGTAGGTCAGGCTCTGACTTTTGACGATGTTCTGCTTTTGCCCGCCTATTCGGAAGTTCTTCCCGATAGCGTGGACGTATCCGCAAAACTCACCGAAGAGATCACTCTTGGAATCCCACTGGTCAGTGCCGCTATGGATACTGTCACCGAGTCCAAAATGGCTATTCAGATGGCCCGCCACGGCGGTGTCGGCGTTGTTCATAAAAATATGAGCGTACGCGATCAGGTCCGTGAAGTTGAAAGGGTCAAAAAATCAGAATCCGGCATGGTCACCGACCCCATCGTGGTTCATCCCGACGACACCGTGGGCAAGGCTCTGGATCTTATGGCCGAATTCAAAATTTCCGGTTTTCCGGTTGTCAAAGGTGAGCACCTTGTCGGTATCATCACCAACCGTGACACCCGCTTCATCACCGACCGCAATGTGCCTGTTTCCGAAGTGATGACCAGCCGCAATCTCGTTACTGTGCAGAAAGGTATTTCTTCTGAAGAAGCTAAACGCCACCTGCACACCAACCGCATTGAAAAACTGCTGGTTGTTGACGAAGAAAACAAGCTTACCGGCCTGATCACCATCAAGGATATTGATAAGGTCAAGAAATATCCCAATGCAGCAAAAGACTCCGCAGGCCGCCTGCGCGTAGGTGCTGCTGTAGGTGTAGGTCGTGATCTCATGGAACGCAGCTCCGCGCTCATCGCTGCCGGTGTTGACTTCCTGACCCTTGATTCTGCACACGGTCACTCTAAAGGTATTCTCGATTCCATCAAGGAACTCCGTTCCTGCTACCCCGATGTTCAGATCGTAGGCGGTAACATAGCTACTTATGATGGTGCCATGGCTCTCATCGATGCCGGTGTTAACGCTGTCAAAGTAGGTATCGGTCCCGGTTCCATCTGCACCACCCGTGTTGTTGCCGGTGTCGGTGTACCTCAGATCACTGCCATCATGGAAGCCGCCCGTGCCTGTCAGGAACGCGGTGTGTGCGTAATCGGTGACGGCGGAATCAAGTTCTCCGGCGACGTTGTTAAGGCTCTGGTTGCGGGTGCAAATACCGTAATGATGGGCTCCATGTTCGCAGGAACCGATGAAAGCCCCGGTGAAAAAGTTCTTTATCAAGGTCGTTCCTACAAACTTTATCGCGGCATGGGTTCCATTGACGCAATGAAGAAGGGCAGTTCCGACCGTTACTTCCAGAAGGACACCAACAAGCTGGTTCCCGAAGGAATCGTTGGACGCGTTCCCTACAAAGGGCCCGTCTCCGATAGTATTTTCCAGATGATCGGCGGACTCCGTTCCGGTATGGGCTACGTAGGTTGTGCTAACATCGCTGAAATGGCCGAAAAAGCACAGTTCACCCGCATGTCTGCCGCCGGTTTCAAAGAAAGCCACGTACATGATGTAATTATTACCAAGGAAGCACCCAACTACCGGGTTGATTCCTACTAA
- a CDS encoding pentapeptide repeat-containing protein: MGCCIGEKHSNWCKDYDIVYIDADGKEYCIFHAPADCKFDVPSGKPYDGRDGGERPALMRAEKFNGLIFERIDGVIEEGEDEERDKDNWLKMRWNPRCNFSATIFPYEISLSKYHKLNAKHIPPINLNYSFFLKHTDFKNAFFDAKSNFNNVHFKSTSDFRNTTFNKINFINTHFHNTPLFIDTHFCDETNFSDSQFYNEITFEHAQFIKNAIFKSANFNGKATFEYVHFMKTANFSKSIFLSETDFSNTKFHQQAKFINSKFNACTFFVYAEFQHVDFNETESLMEIYFDHSKFEKASFYLMEFNGPTFFQSSSFENKPSFDNTIFQAYSNFEQTIFEDGVNFNLAFFKEWTYFRDSKFLGETSFAGAISKETILLESVNLTNLKFDKTNIESFKFINCTWGDERFAPIYDEKHQEETDCTDTTLAEIYRRLKRIARESADEEQTSHWHYREKEMTRKSLDKAPSTHFWNILATAIFMIPVCAFFLKMQHEYFLNIAVGLSLLLTAIVIGYNDFQKIKNDINKVASKIYLNFYQQISGYGEDPIRAGAILFCLVIFPFLAQFIISLTPWANQDWLKMAMWYMPLIKIKFADTDLTGLQYFFKGISVTLITLQAALFGFALRNKLRR; this comes from the coding sequence ATGGGTTGTTGCATTGGGGAGAAGCATAGTAATTGGTGTAAAGATTACGACATCGTCTATATTGATGCTGATGGGAAAGAGTATTGTATTTTTCATGCTCCTGCTGATTGTAAGTTTGATGTTCCTAGTGGGAAGCCTTATGACGGACGTGATGGTGGGGAAAGACCTGCTTTGATGAGGGCTGAGAAGTTTAATGGGTTGATTTTTGAGCGGATTGATGGGGTTATTGAGGAGGGGGAGGATGAGGAGCGGGATAAAGATAATTGGTTAAAAATGCGTTGGAATCCAAGATGTAACTTCTCCGCAACTATTTTCCCATATGAAATTTCACTTTCAAAATATCATAAACTAAATGCCAAACACATACCGCCAATTAACTTAAACTACTCTTTTTTTTTGAAACATACCGATTTCAAAAATGCTTTTTTTGATGCAAAAAGTAACTTTAACAATGTACATTTTAAATCGACTAGCGACTTTAGAAATACTACATTCAATAAAATCAACTTCATCAATACCCATTTTCACAACACACCACTATTTATAGACACCCACTTCTGTGATGAGACGAACTTCTCGGACTCACAATTCTATAATGAAATAACCTTTGAGCATGCACAATTCATTAAAAATGCAATTTTCAAAAGCGCGAACTTTAACGGCAAGGCAACCTTTGAATATGTACATTTCATGAAAACTGCAAACTTTAGCAAATCAATATTTTTATCCGAAACAGATTTCAGCAACACTAAATTTCATCAACAAGCAAAATTTATAAATTCAAAATTCAATGCATGTACTTTTTTTGTATATGCTGAATTCCAACACGTTGATTTTAACGAGACGGAATCATTAATGGAGATATATTTTGATCATAGCAAATTTGAAAAAGCATCATTTTACTTAATGGAATTCAATGGCCCAACTTTCTTTCAAAGTTCATCATTTGAGAACAAACCATCTTTCGACAATACTATATTCCAAGCCTACTCCAACTTCGAACAAACAATTTTCGAAGACGGTGTTAATTTCAATTTAGCTTTTTTCAAAGAATGGACCTATTTCCGTGATTCTAAATTCTTAGGTGAGACAAGCTTCGCAGGCGCAATATCAAAAGAGACCATCCTTCTTGAGTCCGTAAATCTTACAAATCTCAAATTTGATAAGACAAACATAGAGTCTTTCAAATTCATTAACTGCACTTGGGGTGACGAAAGATTTGCACCGATTTATGATGAAAAGCATCAAGAAGAAACAGATTGCACCGACACCACCCTCGCAGAAATATATCGCCGCCTAAAAAGAATAGCCCGCGAAAGCGCAGACGAAGAACAAACCTCGCACTGGCATTACCGCGAAAAAGAAATGACCCGCAAAAGCTTGGACAAGGCTCCCTCAACACATTTCTGGAACATACTTGCTACCGCAATTTTCATGATCCCAGTCTGCGCCTTTTTCCTAAAAATGCAGCACGAATATTTTCTAAATATTGCAGTAGGGCTTTCGCTCCTACTAACAGCAATAGTAATTGGCTATAACGACTTCCAAAAGATCAAAAACGACATCAACAAAGTAGCCTCAAAAATCTACCTCAACTTCTACCAACAAATCAGCGGTTACGGAGAAGATCCTATCCGCGCAGGAGCAATCCTGTTCTGTCTAGTCATTTTCCCCTTCCTAGCGCAATTCATAATAAGCCTCACCCCATGGGCAAACCAAGACTGGCTAAAAATGGCCATGTGGTACATGCCACTTATTAAAATTAAATTCGCAGATACTGATCTAACAGGCCTCCAATACTTCTTCAAAGGCATCTCAGTAACCCTAATCACCCTCCAAGCCGCCCTCTTCGGTTTCGCCCTGCGAAACAAACTACGCCGCTGA
- a CDS encoding RNA-binding protein — MSKNIYVGNLPWSATEEDVRASFEAYGEVISVKLIEDRETGRARGFGFVEMDDNGAMDAIEALDGKDFGGRNLKVNEAKPRAERPRW, encoded by the coding sequence ATGTCTAAGAATATCTACGTTGGTAACCTGCCCTGGTCCGCTACTGAAGAAGATGTCCGCGCTTCCTTTGAAGCTTACGGTGAAGTTATCTCTGTTAAACTCATCGAAGATCGTGAAACCGGCCGCGCTCGTGGTTTCGGTTTCGTAGAAATGGACGACAACGGCGCCATGGATGCTATCGAAGCTCTCGACGGCAAAGACTTCGGCGGTCGTAACCTCAAGGTTAACGAAGCCAAGCCCAGAGCAGAACGCCCCCGCTGGTAG
- the hisB gene encoding imidazoleglycerol-phosphate dehydratase HisB produces the protein MSQRSAAITRTTKETDISLKLNIDGEGRTDIDTGVGFADHMLTLMSFWAGFDLDLKCKGDLEIDSHHTLEDIALVLGQALSEAMGDKKGINRIGFAKVPMDEALVEVVIDLSGRAYLVYDDDILPPIIAGDERDVWREFFKSLAFKAGMNLHIKFEYGRNGHHLLEGAFKALGLAFRNALSVERQGVSSTKGSLD, from the coding sequence TTGTCACAGAGATCTGCTGCAATTACCCGTACCACAAAGGAAACCGATATTTCCCTGAAGTTGAATATCGACGGTGAAGGCCGGACTGATATCGACACCGGGGTGGGGTTCGCCGACCATATGCTGACCCTGATGAGTTTCTGGGCCGGATTTGACCTTGACCTCAAATGCAAGGGCGACCTCGAAATTGATTCGCACCATACGCTTGAAGACATCGCGCTCGTGTTAGGGCAGGCCCTGTCCGAGGCCATGGGCGACAAAAAAGGCATCAACCGTATCGGTTTTGCCAAAGTACCCATGGATGAAGCTCTTGTGGAAGTTGTAATTGACCTTTCAGGACGGGCTTATCTTGTGTATGATGACGACATCCTGCCCCCGATCATTGCCGGGGATGAAAGGGATGTCTGGCGTGAATTTTTCAAATCACTGGCTTTTAAAGCCGGTATGAACCTGCACATCAAGTTTGAATACGGACGTAACGGCCACCATCTGCTCGAAGGTGCGTTCAAGGCTCTTGGGCTTGCTTTCCGCAATGCTCTTTCCGTTGAAAGACAGGGTGTTTCCAGTACAAAAGGGAGTCTTGATTAA